Proteins from a genomic interval of Harpia harpyja isolate bHarHar1 chromosome 7, bHarHar1 primary haplotype, whole genome shotgun sequence:
- the LOC128144149 gene encoding claudin-16-like has protein sequence MSTALQMTAFGVALLSTVFLLLATCTDCWMVNADDSLEVSHKCRGLWRECVTNMQDGVRTCDQYDSILADHPVKIVVTRTLLITADLLAGLALATLLLGLDCIEFLKEDPRVKLKMCYGAGVILGIGSILGLVGSVWYAVDVYLERAMLVSHNIFLGVHYDFGWSCWLGMAGSVGCFVASVLLTCCLYACTDASSRWQPQKLPQPRSQTATSKMYAMDSRV, from the exons ATGAGCACGGCCTTGCAGATGACAGCGTTCGGTGTTGCTCTTCTCTCAACCGTCTTCCTGCTCCTTGCCACATGCACCGACTGCTGGATGGTGAATGCTGATGACAGCTTGGAG GTAAGCCACAAATGCCGGGGGCTTTGGAGGGAGTGTGTCACCAACATGCAGGATGGGGTCAGGACCTGTGACCAGTATGACTCCATTTTGGCTGACCATCCAG TGAAGATCGTGGTGACGCGGACCCTGCTGATCACAGCAGACCTCCTGGCTGGCCTGGCTTTGGCTACGCTGCTCCTTGGGCTTGACTGCATCGAGTTCCTCAAGGAAGATCCTCGTGTCAAACTGAAGATGTGCTACGGGGCCGGTGTCATCCTTGGCATCGGGA GCATCCTGGGTCTTGTGGGCTCCGTGTGGTATGCAGTGGATGTCTACTTGGAGAGGGCCATGCTGGTGTCGCACAACATATTCCTGGGAGTCCACTACGACTTCGGGTGGTCGTGCTGGCTGGGGATGGCTGGCTCGGTGGGCTGCTTCGTGGCATCCGTCCTGCTGACCTGCTGCCTCTATGCCTGCACAG ATGCCAGCAGCCGCTGGCAACCCCAGAAGCTTCCTCAGCCCCGGAGCCAAACAGCCACCAGCAAGATGTACGCCATGGACTCCCGCGTGTGA
- the CLDN19 gene encoding claudin-19 codes for MGGGARELAGYLAGLGGWVAALAAAVLPQWRQSSYAGDAIITAVGLHEGLWMSCAAQSTGQVQCRLHDSLLSLDVHIQTSRALMVISLLLGFFGIIVSVVGMKCTKVGEEDPITKSRIAVAGGILFILSGLCTLAAVSLYATQVTYEFFRESTVPINARYEFGSALFVGWGAASLTVLGGSLLCCSCPAKERRGQQYYRQSQPSTTREPPIKMSSSPIRGEQCL; via the exons atgggcggcggggcgcgggagCTGGCCGGGTACCTGGCGGGGCTGGGCGGGTGGGtggcggcgctggcggcggccGTGCTGCCGCAGTGGAGGCAGAGCTCGTACGCCGGGGACGCCATCATCACGGCCGTGGGGCTTCACGAGGGGCTGTGGATGAGCTGCGCAGCCCAGAGCACCGGGCAGGTCCAGTGCCGCCTCCACGACTCGCTCCTCTCCCTCGACG TTCACATCCAGACCTCCCGGGCTCTCATGGTGATTTCTCTCCTCCTGGGCTTCTTCGGCATCATTGTGAGCGTGGTGGGCATGAAATGCACCAAAGTTGGTGAAGAGGATCCCATTACCAAGAGCCGCATCGCTGTTGCTGGAGGCATCCTCTTCATCCTCTCCG GTCTGTGCACGTTGGCCGCCGTGTCCCTGTACGCAACACAGGTCACCTACGAGTTCTTCAGAGAGAGCACCGTCCCCATCAATGCCAG gtATGAATTCGGCTCGGCTCTCTTCGTCGGCTGGGGGGCCGCCAGCCTCACCGTGCTGGGGGGGtccctcctgtgctgctcctgccccGCCAAAGAGCGGCGAGGACAGCAGTACTACCGACAGTCGCAGCCTTCGACAACTCGGGA ACCCCCTATAAAAATGTCTTCTTCACCCATCAGGGGAGAGCAGTGCTTATAG